In Mercenaria mercenaria strain notata chromosome 15, MADL_Memer_1, whole genome shotgun sequence, a single genomic region encodes these proteins:
- the LOC123552768 gene encoding uncharacterized protein LOC123552768, with protein MSANEQENNCESIHQYVQTHNSTDPEINILCQKWMKLCEELDINLQYVRSKMDDWFVEVYRSRDHLDDRVEDIATGISQTRKFALYWKFLDDFEKVISEETEVINKIQMAAAGEKIKETFGHHREDWVDLAVQCVCAEVDLLSNYSTARMQTVQIQKAIQKIEKDINSAGQLQAVINDNLKTFQSNVSALRDLYENKEEKEQHLRDYQVVRPALQRQNGSVPDQQYFKSQIDQIGRDINKFIVELLSLQQKVSQTFEDLYDVLKELVDNLKSNVKEWQREFKFNYAELVASPDLDKIAPWCALTGQIIHEVLHGSIVTWQNILTSVQNEIPGGDCQIYIQNFQTILTDFIQSTFVVTEQGNFFIKTGNKRFPKFSVRVLAADRFSKHSEVTTAHFISEDDLKQCLHGRDRDLNVRRLEKFEKKLKSNSIKFSAENGKDKMECCFQNLQFAQSFKRSNKEINKQVHEEKYRVIFVTQMESATCWTMSLPLVVTTASNQEAHSLASIMWQCYSTDVYSPGSDIPEELPWSEVGEMLQMKMARLSTQHRLSPENIKHLKDRLFGDENTPDDESVTLTQFCWNYMQDTEFSFWKWFLGVYNLIEQYLQPFWIDGLIMGFVKKETAEQMLERCDQAGTFILRFSDKHFTNSDGRKSVYGRLTSCVIVMKEVKGNKRNSSSQLEPIKKRVIEHVDVADFKKLGGELKKQETDDGSKNNLANILKETWIKGRDGQSQVQMYRYLYPSGKPREELFDKYCEEASTVSGYRHTREAYIAILEQAMTKVSLSKPEGASVSSLGSDMSVQFGAVCTKRPRRSRDNADKIKRSPRRSSSCQSNISSPQGSPYQAQSPQSHSQSPFHATQSPGPPPISPVYPTQSPYPMSSPAQSVPSPAFSFHQQTSQNVDSMVPSSDEKSLLPTFITEGFPVSSTSSRIESQTSRILNKTLPSDNFQTAASVAVSGFDAMEISSEMSENQSFARELFSPEATLVTDSISTSTEWEVFPKREDNVTLTEVMPMGGTVLSKEGGNMSFSGNHMRGIQVMSQGGESMTAAESGFCETGENTEVVFIVTQNNGQFGLNIGESKEQQPNITSTMSSRPVPELANYQILGLTQAQFQQVQTWVEENRIAAETVLQNTQSRAVDTGIGDTPVSTSSGSSSGLFEYSANQLAAMGSGDIDPNFASSIVGQDSQDGN; from the exons ATGAGTGCAAATGAGCAGGAAAACAATTGCGAGAGCATCCACCAATATGTACAAACGCAT AATTCAACCGATCCAGAAATAAATATCTTGTGCCAGAAGTGGATGAAACTGTGCGAGGAACTAGATATAAATCTTCAATATGTCAGGAGTAAAATGGACGACTGGTTCGTTGAAGTGTACAGGTCAAG AGATCACTTAGATGACAGAGTTGAGGACATAGCTACCGGGATATCTCAGACAAGGAAGTTTGCATTGTACTGGAAGTTTTTGGATGACTTCGAAAAAGTGATCAGTGAAGAAACAGAGGTTATAAACAAAATCCAAATGGCGGCAGCTGGAGAGAAAATAAAG GAAACGTTTGGTCATCATAGAGAGGACTGGGTAGACCTTGCTGTACAGTGTGTGTGTGCTGAAGTGGATCTCCTCAGTAACTACTCGACAGCACGCATGCAG ACTGTCCAGATACAGAAAGCTATACAAAAAATCGAAAAAGACATAAACAGCGCTGGACAGTTACAGGCG GTCATAAATGACAACTTAAAGACTTTTCAAAGCAACGTGTCTGCTCTCAGAGATCTGTacgaaaataaagaagaaaaagaacaacatttaaGAG ACTACCAGGTGGTACGTCCAGCATTACAGCGACAGAATGGAAGTGTTCCAGACCAGCAGTATTTCAAGTCGCAGATAGATCAGATAGGCCGCGATATAAACAAATTCATAGTTGAGTTACTATCACTACAACAG AAAGTGTCACAGACGTTTGAAGACCTTTACGATGTCTTGAAAGAGCTTGTTGACAACTTGAAGTCAAATGTTAAGGAATGGCAGCGGGAGTTTAAGTTTAATTATGCAGAATTGGTGGCTTCGCCAGATCTAGATAAAATTGCACCATG GTGCGCTCTTACTGGGCAAATAATACACGAGGTTTTACATGGTAGTATTGTTACCTGGCAGAATATTTTGACCAGCGTTCAAAATGAGATACCAGGAGGAGACTGTCAAATATACATACAGAATTTCCAAAccattttgacagattttattcaaag TACTTTTGTTGTAACTGAACAAGggaatttctttattaaaacggGCAACAAACGCTTTCCCAAGTTCTCTGTAAG GGTATTAGCAGCAGATCGCTTTAGCAAACATTCTGAAGTAACTACAGCACATTTCATTTCTGAAGATGATCTTAAACAGTGTTTGCATGGACGTGACCGAGACCTTAACGTCAGACGACTGGAGAAATTCGAAAAGAAACTGAAATCTAATAGTATCAAATTTTCAGCAGAGAATGGAAAAGATAAAATGGAGTGCTGTTTCCAGAATTTGCAGTTTGCACaatcatttaaaagatcaaataaagaaataaataaacaagttcATGAAGAGAAATACAGAGTTATTTTTGTTACCCAAATGGAGTCTGCAACCTGCtgg ACGATGTCACTCCCTCTTGTAGTAACTACAGCATCCAACCAGGAAGCTCACAGTCTGGCCTCTATCATGTGGCAATGCTACTCCACTGATGTG TATTCTCCAGGCAGTGATATACCAGAGGAACTCCCGTGGTCAGAGGTTGGTGAAATGTTACAAATGAAAATGGCCAGATTATCAACACAACACCGACTGTCTCCGGAAAACATCAAACACCTCAAAGACAGATTGTTTG GTGATGAGAACACACCAGATGATGAATCTGTGACTTTAACACAGTTCTGCTGG AACTATATGCAAGACACAGAGTTTTCATTTTGGAAGTGGTTTCTTGGTGTTTATAACCTGATAGAGCAGTATCTTCAGCCATTCTGGATTGACGG aTTGATCATGGGTTTTGTGAAGAAAGAAACTGCAGAGCAAATGTTAGAAAGATGTGACCAAGCAGGGACATTTATACTGAGGTTCTCGGATAAACATTTCACAAACAGTGATGGAAGGAAAAGTGTGTACGGTCGTCTGACATCATGTGTAATTGTTATGAAAGAAGTCAAAG GTAATAAAAGGAACAGTTCAAGTCAGCTAGAACCAATCAAAAAAAGAGTTATTGAGCACGTAGATGTTGCTGATTTTAAGAAACTTGGAGGCGAGTTGAAGAAACAAGAAACTGATGATGGTTCAAAGAACAACCTTGCCAATATTTTAAAGGAGACGTGGATTAAAGGAAGAGACGGCCAGAGTCAAGTACAAATGTACCGTTACTTGTACCCTAGTGGGAAACCTAGGGAGGAACTATTCGATAAATATTGTGAAGAAG CTTCAACGGTTTCCGGATACAGACATACCAGAGAAGCTTACATTGCCATATTGGAACAGGCCATGAC AAAAGTGAGTCTTTCTAAACCAGAAGGCGCATCAGTCAGTTCACTAGGATCGGACATGAGTGTACAATTTG GTGCTGTATGTACTAAAAGGCCAAGACGTAGCAGAGATAATgcagacaaaattaaaagatcACCAAGGCGGAGCAGCAGCTGCCAGTCCAATATTTCTTCGCCACAAGGAAGTCCTTACCAAGCTCAAAGTCCACAAAGTCACAGTCAGAGTCCTTTCCATGCCACACAGAGTCCTGGACCTCCACCAATCAGTCCTGTATATCCAACTCAAAGCCCATATCCAATGTCAAGTCCAGCACAATCTGTTCCAAGTCCCGCCTTTTCTTTTCACCAGCAAACTAGTCAAAATGTTGACTCGATGGTACCAAGCTCAGATGAAAAATCCCTGCTACCAACGTTTATCACAGAAGGCTTTCCAGTAAGCTCAACCTCGTCGCGTATTGAGAGCCAAACGAGTAGGATACTAAATAAAACGCTGCCGAGTGACAATTTTCAGACAGCAGCGAGTGTTGCAGTTTCAGGCTTTGATGCAATGGAAATTTCATCTGAAATGAGTGAAAATCAAAGTTTCGCTAGAGAATTGTTCTCTCCCGAAGCAACATTGGTAACTGATAGTATATCTACATCCACTGAATGGGAAGTCTTTCCCAAAAGAGAAGATAATGTTACATTGACAGAAGTTATGCCAATGGGAGGGACAGTTTTATCAAAGGAAGGTGGCAATATGTCTTTTAGTGGTAACCATATGAGAGGAATACAAGTTATGTCGCAAGGAGGAGAAAGTATGACAGCGGCAGAATCTGGATTTTGTGAAACAGGAGAAAACACAGAAGTGGTGTTTATTGTGACACAGAATAATGGACAGTTTGGTTTGAATATTGGAGAAAGTAAGGAACAACAGCCAAACATAACGTCAACAATGAGTTCACGACCAGTTCCAGAACTTGCCAATTATCAGATTCTTGGTTTGACACAAGCCCAATTTCAACAGGTCCAAACGTGGGTGGAGGAAAACCGGATAGCTGCAGAAACAGTATTGCAGAATACGCAAAGCCGAGCTGTTGATACTGGCATAGGGGATACACCTGTTTCTACCTCATCCGGCAGCTCTAGTGGATTGTTTGAATACAG TGCGAACCAGTTGGCGGCCATGGGAAGTGGAGATATCGATCCAAATTTTGCAAGCAGTATTGTGGGGCAAGACAGTCAGGATGGGAACTGA